TTCTCCAAGTGAGTCTCAATGTTCGATGCTGATTCTGAATTAGTTTTACAGAGGAAGAGTCTATTGACAATATATCATCCTCTTTCACCAAGATTGTTAACGAGAAGGATTTCTCTCTCCCCAAAtgtctcccccccccccccccacatgAAAAAGGTCATACTAGGAGGCACCTTTGTATTCCCAATGCTTATCCAGGGAAAATTAGTTCTTCTGGTCTCCTCAGCCTCTTTGGAGTGTGACATGTAGTATGACTTCATGTTGAATTTTACAGAATTGGAAGCTTTCCAAAATAAGCAATCTTTCTTTAGGGGATCACTAGTGGCATGTTAAATGAGTTCCAAAAAAGggtgaaatgctcatccataGCATTTAGACTGAAAATGATATCATCCTCCACGTAGCGTCGTAGCCCATAGCTCAGAAAACTAAATCTCCTATCACCTAACAAAGTCCTAAAGAGAAAGTTAAGGGAACATATGTCGCCAAAAGTGTGGAAAATTGCAATAGCGCATGTGTGCACACACACTCTCATCAATATATCTTGATATCCCAAGCAAGAACATATTCATATGATATCACATGCTTTCAAAACCCAGCAAAAGAAGATCCTTGTGCACTAGGTTTGACTTGCATATCAGTATGAATTTGAGTTTATATAAGTTGTTTTCTAATTGAAGAGGTCAGCTAGTCTAATGGGATTCTAACAATGGTAAAACTCTTCAACTTCAAACCGTCCCAAAATGACAGCCAAATATGACCATACCATTTTGAAGACAAATTGCAAACAGTCGACCAATTCTGCATAATCTACAGGCCTCAGTCCATCTATGCTTTTGTGTTATCTTGTCATCACATAGCAAATTGTCAACAAAGTGGATTTGAGTCACATTGGCATTAATCCTACAGACTTACAGAGCACACAGGTAAATGATAAAAACTTAGGAAACAGACTCACAACAGGTAAGttattgaaaattaaataaaaatcataCAAAGCAGAACAATTTGAGCTGTCAGGCCAGGCAACAAAATTCCACAATTGATTTTCAGGACAATGGTAAGTTTAAAGCTCAGCAAGTTAAGTTGATTACTCTGAACCgctaaaattaacaaaaaagatAGAGATCATACCACTGGAAGCCCTTCAATAGATGCCAATGCCATGTCAAACACTCTTCTTGCGTGATCAATATTACCAAAAACAGCCTCCCTTTGTGCATAAACTCCACATAGCAATATGTTCTATAACAATAGGTAAAGAAATAGCTAAAGGATGGGAATTAAACTAAAATTACCTAAGAAGGTAAAAGTTAAAACCAAAATCTCTCCACAGCAGTGCAGTCGTGCAGACCAATATGATTGTTCCACCAaaatatttcaaaaccattttggCTGAAACCACATCAGATTAGTTAAAGGAAACCAATAAATAAGACAAGGCATTATGActtcaaaatatttataaagTCAAAACAAATTTAATGTGTATTGAAGAAACAGAAACACGTCATGTATATCTGCACAGAAGCAAATCGTAAATGGGATCATCTGCATGCCTTGAGAATAGAACAAAATATGAATACCTGTCGATCACTTTTCAAAAGGCGCTTCGCTAGAGCTCGGCTTGGTGTAACCGAACATGCACATGAATTCATCTTTGTAACAGATAGCTCTTCAGCAACAAGGGCAGCTTCGTCTAACATGTGATTATGTTGAAAAGCAGTTAAAGAAAGTAAGATAGCATTGCGAAGAAACCTCATCATATCACTCCTCCAAGAAATGTCAGCGCCACTAGAAAGAAGAAATTCCAAACTCATTCCATTTGATTCTGATTTGACTAAAACTTCATGAACTCTTCTCAATTTCTGTAACATAAAATCTGGTAATTCCTCTAAGCCAAGGATTTTCTCAGTCCAACTCGAACTGTTTGTGCAAATCCTACGTGAAATAGACAGAAAGACTATGTTAACAATTATTAGTATACATACagacaacaaataaaaatatatattttttatgtgtaATTTGTGTAAAGATGCGTGATTACTATTAATTTTTGAGACAACCAACCACAGAAATCATTTTGGGGATGCAGAAAAGACAAGCAGGATGGCATGCAACTGATATAGTAGTCCATAAACAACACATAATAGAATCACACACTGAAAATCCATAAAATTTGGGTACAATTAATAAATTTCTAGGTTACATATCAATTGTACATCCTATAGAGGAAGACTATTACAAATTTTCTACCGCTTCCTGATGCTTTTTCTGACAATGATGTACCTTTACACGTCCTCTCTCTATAACTTCCCTATAATTCAGCACCCAAGCGCCTAATAGAAGTGCAAAAAAGTGACAGCAGCCCCCTGTCCCTTATAGTTTGAGTGGGCACAGTGCTCTCTTATATAACGGGAACTCAAATATCTAAGCATCTCCTAATCTTCTTGTTGGTGATACAGGTTTTTCATTACTAACCATAAATTTCCCAGCAAAGAATGAGAATTCTCCACAATACCTGGTCAAGCCAATAACTGCCCGTTGAACTATAATTCCACATCAAGGCTTCACCAGTCAACTTGgccttgcattattttcataattGCTTGCCAGGAAACAAGCAACTGGGTTTTTTAATGCAAGAAGACTTTTTTGAATGTGAAACAAGCAATCTGCTACCACTTTTTAGTTTTCAACACATCTCCAAAAGTAAAAGGTTCAGTGAAAATCAGGCTTTGCCCTCACAATCTTACAACCTCACATTCACATAGATTTCAATATTTgatcagaattttttttccctttcaaaaaaaaaaagaagagagagagagagataagaaACATAATTCAAACAATGAGAATGAAGGAACTTATATCACAAAACTTACCATTGGCATAGTTTTCCTCCAAAGAATTCAACGAATTGTAATACTAGAGACAAGCGAGCTTCCTCTGAACTTAGGGAGAACAAGTACTCACAGACATCTTCATATACTATGACTCTCGAAATTTGCTCATCTACTTCACTTTCAGGCGTCCCATCAATCTGAGAGATCCCAGCTGTTCATTGAAAGCATGTTCATTAATATAATGACAAGCAAACATAAAAGGGAAAACACGTGGCCTAGAAATAAAGTTACTACACTCCAGCCTAGGGGTCACACATTTAAATCCCggaaacagcctctccgcaATGCAGGGGTAATGATGCATGCATCTTGCCCTTCCCCGGCCTCAAGTCCACTAAAGGAGCCTTgagcatgggagttgtttaactTTATAACCTTCTAAATGTAAGCAAATGTAGCTTGCATACTCTTGTTATTTATACATCTATCACCTTGGGTATGAGTGTAGTAGCATGTGATTGAATGTTAAAAAATGCTCTTCTAACTTCAGAATGATGAGCATAATGGCATAAAAGAGAAGCCAACCCTAATTTTACCATTTGCAGTAACATGCACATAAGCCACAGCagaacaaagaaaatatacCATATGCCAGCACACAAGCACTCAAAGAAAGATGCCCACAATCAATCAACACATATAAAGAAATGCACATACATATCCCCATGCACATATGTAAGCATCCTATGTACTCAGATAAGTTAAAAACACATgcgaagatgaagaaaaaaacaaccaGACTTGCCCCGAACAGGCATCCATTGACCACCATCCCTCGAAAACTCTTCTTCTGCCCATCTAGTCCAGGTTGAAGAATCATTAATCTCACTACCAGCCCCAGCATCAACATCAATGCCTAGCTGCTTTAGTAAAGCTTCAGTATCATCTTCCTGTGTTAATTCTTCATTCTCAGTATCTTCTTGATACTCCTCATCAGCAGCCAGGTCACTGCTCATTACTTTTTCTGAGTTTTCAATATCTTCCTTAAGTTTTGAGTGTGGTTCTGACCATCCGCTCCAACCACCTTTCAAATCCTCACGTGAGCTTTCCTCTTTTATAATCCTTTGCctatcttcttcctctttctccAACCATAAGGACCAACCAAGGGCCCCTTCTTCTCCAACTCTCGCACCATCACTACTCCAGAAGTGCTCAAACAATCTCTGTTTACTCTGCTCAGTCAGGAGTAGTGATGGACAAAACAAACCAAACTCCATTTCTGCCTGAAATAGAGCAGTAGCCAACTCCCGGTAGCCTGCCTGCCACTCAAACCTGCAAAGGCTTGAAAATATATCAACCAGACCAAGTTCTAGCTGAAGTATGGCTGGATCTGTTGAAGGATTAGCAGTTTGGTGAACCTGCgtgaaatagaaaacaaaacagTCAAAGGAGATTAGCATTAGATAATTTTATGCAGGAAAAACAATTTTTTGATCCAAGCAGAAGTATACACAAAAAGAAGCTACAAATAAGACCAGCTCAATGtacaagagaaaaataaaacaaaaaagcatAGTTACATCTAAAATATCAAAAGTgcagagttcaaagaattccTCCAATTCTTTAAAACTTGGAGATACAAAGACACTGAAAACCATGAGCTCAAAACATGGATGTATACATGTCTGGTAATTCATGCCAACGATAGTAAGACATGCTTGAAAAACAAGGAATGGGTTGCGCCATACATAAGTTCAATGTGTCATATACTAAAATCCTGTTTTTAGCAATAGAATGCTATGGCTCCAGCACTGCATGCTATAACTAGcatgataaaataatatatcaaGTCAGGCaagataaaatatattttatgatgCCATTAAGTAGTCAAAATATCTAATCCATGACCTCTTACAAAAAAGAAACTATGTCAACACATTTATTATCAATCCATTGCTAGTTTGATCAAAGCAGAAATTGAGGAAAACCATTCAGAATATATTTCAAAACACCAATTTTCGACAATAGATgtgaaaacaaattcatacatATTATTAGGACCAAAGCCAAAACGGCATTTTGATAACCCTAATATCCAAAACAGTAACTAAATAAACATAAAGACCTTTAGACCATGAAAATATTATCTACTGCTAGTACGACAATATGAATTAAATAAGAACCTGCCTAAACTGCTTGCTGCATGCAGCAGATAGAGCTTGGATTGCATGCGCATACATTTTTCTCATTTCTGAAACCTTGAATCTCGAAAACTCCCCTTGGACAACACGCAGAAACTCACTCCACAACTTGAGATTCCCGGAGTGCCGCAACAGAACCTGTTCCCACCTACCAATTAACATATCAGTATTGTCTCTTTGCTGGTATGCCTTTAGAAGACAAAGCAACAATTCTTCATTATCTGGGTTAAGCTCCGAAGCCTTTTCCAGTATACTAATCTTCTTTTCAAGAGTCTGTAAGCGAGCACCTTTCTGGGGTTGCATACTCGCAACTTTCTCTTGGAAATCTGCAAAATCTAACCAACCTTTTTCATCATGCGGGTGCTCCCTTGTCAACCTATTAAACTCTCGTGTTTTGCGTAGCACTTCATCTTCCCAGGACTCCTCAATAACTGAATTTCCTAAAGCTGAACCATCATCGACACCTTGACCTGATATTTGGTAATCCAACAAAGGGATGAAATCGTCTGAAAGAATAGGCGCAGACTTTCTTGGCGCATGAACACGAACACGCTTGAAATTTTTGTGACGTTCAAGAGCTGCATACTTTGCAGACCAATAGCGACCACCAGATTTTACTTTACTGTCTAATGCATCAATGTCAACATCTCTATC
This DNA window, taken from Tripterygium wilfordii isolate XIE 37 chromosome 20, ASM1340144v1, whole genome shotgun sequence, encodes the following:
- the LOC119987137 gene encoding nuclear exosome regulator NRDE2 isoform X1, yielding MEQQQPPETASSSSAEGEEPKAASLFPLFGVSAANLNQTSVTAAPAQWLSNTSFTTDLSVVNDAVSALYDRKEHQESSDEEPEPPSAQHKPLSSTSYELIGEEEEGRRVSSSDSDGRRRKEHKRHKKRKRSKERGKDTIDGLGSRKSNVRAWADSDTKPAKDFYFDTRGDPDNLVFGGLYRMDVARYKSYNLGEAPWFDFNGLYGGRPRGSVMDRDVDIDALDSKVKSGGRYWSAKYAALERHKNFKRVRVHAPRKSAPILSDDFIPLLDYQISGQGVDDGSALGNSVIEESWEDEVLRKTREFNRLTREHPHDEKGWLDFADFQEKVASMQPQKGARLQTLEKKISILEKASELNPDNEELLLCLLKAYQQRDNTDMLIGRWEQVLLRHSGNLKLWSEFLRVVQGEFSRFKVSEMRKMYAHAIQALSAACSKQFRQVHQTANPSTDPAILQLELGLVDIFSSLCRFEWQAGYRELATALFQAEMEFGLFCPSLLLTEQSKQRLFEHFWSSDGARVGEEGALGWSLWLEKEEEDRQRIIKEESSREDLKGGWSGWSEPHSKLKEDIENSEKVMSSDLAADEEYQEDTENEELTQEDDTEALLKQLGIDVDAGAGSEINDSSTWTRWAEEEFSRDGGQWMPVRGKSAGISQIDGTPESEVDEQISRVIVYEDVCEYLFSLSSEEARLSLVLQFVEFFGGKLCQWICTNSSSWTEKILGLEELPDFMLQKLRRVHEVLVKSESNGMSLEFLLSSGADISWRSDMMRFLRNAILLSLTAFQHNHMLDEAALVAEELSVTKMNSCACSVTPSRALAKRLLKSDRQNILLCGVYAQREAVFGNIDHARRVFDMALASIEGLPVELRSDAPLLYFWYAEAELSDDHGSSTESKFRVIHILSCLGSGTPYSPFKCQSSSLQLLRAHQGFKERLKTIRSAWARGDINDQSIAFICSAALFEELTAGWAAGIEVLDQTFTMVLPERRSYSHRLEFLFNYHVRMLLRHRKQLSLSKVWEFILQGLQIYPSSPELFSATVEFGHLYTTPNKVRWVFDDYCNKKPSVIVWLFALSFEMSRGSSQHRIRGLFERALGNESLHNSVLLWRCYIAYEINIMCNPAAARRIFFRAIHACPWSKTLWLDGFLKLNSVLTAKELSDLQEVMRDKELNLRTDIYEILLQDEIVT
- the LOC119987137 gene encoding nuclear exosome regulator NRDE2 isoform X2, with translation MEQQQPPETASSSSAEGEEPKAASLFPLFGVSAANLNQTSVTAAPAQWLSNTSFTTDLSVVNDAVSALYDRKEHQESSDEEPEPPSAQHKPLSSTSYELIGEEEEGRRVSSSDSDGRRRKEHKRHKKRKRSKERGKDTIDGLGSRKSNVRAWADSDTKPAKDFYFDTRGDPDNLVFGGLYRMDVARYKSYNLGEAPWFDFNGLYGGRPRGSVMDRDVDIDALDSKVKSGGRYWSAKYAALERHKNFKRVRVHAPRKSAPILSDDFIPLLDYQISGQGVDDGSALGNSVIEESWEDEVLRKTREFNRLTREHPHDEKGWLDFADFQEKVASMQPQKGARLQTLEKKISILEKASELNPDNEELLLCLLKAYQQRDNTDMLIGRWEQVLLRHSGNLKLWSEFLRVVQGEFSRFKVSEMRKMYAHAIQALSAACSKQFRQVHQTANPSTDPAILQLELGLVDIFSSLCRFEWQAGYRELATALFQAEMEFGLFCPSLLLTEQSKQRLFEHFWSSDGARVGEEGALGWSLWLEKEEEDRQRIIKEESSREDLKGGWSGWSEPHSKLKEDIENSEKVMSSDLAADEEYQEDTENEELTQEDDTEALLKQLGIDVDAGAGSEINDSSTWTRWAEEEFSRDGGQWMPVRAGISQIDGTPESEVDEQISRVIVYEDVCEYLFSLSSEEARLSLVLQFVEFFGGKLCQWICTNSSSWTEKILGLEELPDFMLQKLRRVHEVLVKSESNGMSLEFLLSSGADISWRSDMMRFLRNAILLSLTAFQHNHMLDEAALVAEELSVTKMNSCACSVTPSRALAKRLLKSDRQNILLCGVYAQREAVFGNIDHARRVFDMALASIEGLPVELRSDAPLLYFWYAEAELSDDHGSSTESKFRVIHILSCLGSGTPYSPFKCQSSSLQLLRAHQGFKERLKTIRSAWARGDINDQSIAFICSAALFEELTAGWAAGIEVLDQTFTMVLPERRSYSHRLEFLFNYHVRMLLRHRKQLSLSKVWEFILQGLQIYPSSPELFSATVEFGHLYTTPNKVRWVFDDYCNKKPSVIVWLFALSFEMSRGSSQHRIRGLFERALGNESLHNSVLLWRCYIAYEINIMCNPAAARRIFFRAIHACPWSKTLWLDGFLKLNSVLTAKELSDLQEVMRDKELNLRTDIYEILLQDEIVT